A window from Gemmatimonadaceae bacterium encodes these proteins:
- a CDS encoding amidohydrolase family protein, with translation MADTKHSLLRALKLTDAIALVAGGIIGTGARGTMLLLLRQKFLLKFIQKSCALLAGLAIVLTLPATPASVADAQNATEFDIVLANGRVMDPESNLDAIRHVGIRNGKIAAVSSRPLRGRTVVDARGLVVAPGFIDLHSHGQDDENYRFKARDGVTTALEMEVGASPVAAWYAHREGKSLVNFGATVGHIPVKMAVMKDTGRFLPRDNATNRRAAPEEVCQVADFIKQGLDEGALGIGFGIAYVPTTTRGEVFDLFALAAERGVANYVHVRHAGAVEPGSAIEALQEVVADAASTGASLHVVHITGTCLRQTATCLQMIEGAARRGLDVTTEAYPYTATQTRLESAIYDEGWQERFGMTFKDLQWVTTGERLTAETFARYRKEGGSVIGHAIPEEISRLAAANPRVMVASDGLIENRQGHPRGAGSFARVLGVYVRQQKALSLMDAIRKMSLLPAQRLEKAVPAMRSKGRIKIRADADLTIFDPTTVIDRATFEQPAQYSEGIRHVLVGGVFVVRDEKIVEDARPGKEVRRPRGNQKQ, from the coding sequence ATGGCAGACACAAAACATTCATTGCTGCGTGCATTGAAGCTGACGGATGCGATTGCGCTCGTTGCGGGCGGGATCATCGGGACTGGCGCCAGAGGAACCATGCTTCTCTTACTTCGCCAGAAGTTTCTTCTCAAGTTCATTCAAAAGAGTTGTGCGTTGCTGGCGGGGTTGGCGATCGTGCTGACCCTGCCAGCAACGCCAGCATCTGTTGCCGACGCGCAGAACGCCACTGAGTTCGACATTGTGCTGGCCAATGGGCGTGTGATGGATCCCGAATCGAATCTCGATGCAATCCGTCACGTCGGCATTCGAAACGGGAAGATCGCGGCGGTTTCATCGCGGCCTTTACGCGGACGCACGGTGGTTGACGCCAGAGGTCTGGTCGTCGCGCCCGGCTTCATTGATCTGCATTCGCACGGGCAGGATGACGAGAACTATCGCTTCAAAGCGCGCGACGGCGTGACGACGGCGCTGGAAATGGAAGTCGGCGCATCGCCTGTTGCCGCGTGGTATGCCCATCGTGAAGGCAAATCGCTCGTCAACTTCGGCGCGACGGTCGGCCACATCCCCGTGAAGATGGCCGTGATGAAAGACACTGGCCGCTTCCTGCCGCGTGACAACGCAACCAACCGCCGCGCCGCACCCGAGGAAGTCTGCCAGGTTGCCGACTTCATCAAACAAGGCCTGGACGAAGGCGCGCTCGGCATCGGCTTCGGCATCGCGTACGTGCCGACGACGACGCGGGGCGAGGTGTTCGATCTTTTCGCCCTGGCAGCCGAGCGCGGCGTGGCGAATTACGTCCACGTGCGGCACGCCGGAGCTGTCGAACCGGGCAGCGCGATTGAAGCCTTGCAGGAAGTCGTTGCCGATGCTGCCAGCACGGGCGCATCGCTGCACGTCGTTCACATCACCGGCACCTGCCTGCGGCAAACGGCCACCTGCCTGCAAATGATCGAAGGCGCCGCGCGGCGCGGCCTAGACGTCACGACGGAAGCTTATCCGTACACGGCGACGCAGACGCGCCTCGAATCGGCCATCTACGACGAGGGCTGGCAGGAGCGATTCGGGATGACGTTCAAAGACCTGCAATGGGTGACGACCGGCGAACGATTGACGGCGGAAACCTTCGCGCGTTACCGCAAGGAGGGCGGCTCGGTCATCGGCCATGCGATCCCTGAAGAGATCTCGCGGCTCGCCGCCGCCAACCCGCGCGTAATGGTTGCCAGCGATGGATTGATCGAAAACCGTCAGGGCCATCCGCGCGGCGCGGGCAGCTTCGCGCGCGTGCTTGGGGTTTACGTCCGTCAGCAGAAGGCGCTGTCGCTAATGGATGCGATTCGAAAGATGTCGCTGCTGCCCGCCCAGCGTTTGGAAAAGGCCGTCCCCGCGATGCGCTCTAAAGGCCGGATCAAGATCAGAGCCGATGCTGATCTCACCATCTTCGACCCGACGACGGTCATTGACCGCGCAACGTTCGAACAACCGGCGCAATACTCTGAAGGCATCCGGCACGTGCTGGTCGGCGGTGTCTTCGTCGTCCGCGATGAAAAGATCGTTGAAGACGCCAGGCCGGGCAAGGAAGTCCGCCGTCCGCGAGGAAATCAAAAACAATAA
- a CDS encoding cyclase family protein: MTASKFGPDDQIGNLNHVTPAKTLAASKLVTRGKAYRLGIETNKDTPAYGTRTFAITVLQPGQAGGATLGPNKATYNDDIITGWVGVGSQIDGFGHAGIDNLYFNCNKAADFTMPDGLKKLGIENVPAVATRGVLLDMAGYFGTDIVKEGTAFNRAEIEGAMKRQDIKSIEKGDVVLFYTGWQKLLGKDNKRFISVNPGLGRDGARYLASLEVARLGRTRRTFK; the protein is encoded by the coding sequence TTGACGGCTTCGAAGTTCGGGCCTGATGACCAGATTGGCAATCTTAACCATGTGACGCCGGCGAAAACGCTCGCGGCCTCAAAGCTGGTAACGCGCGGAAAGGCTTATCGACTCGGCATCGAGACCAACAAGGACACCCCCGCGTACGGCACACGCACGTTTGCGATAACGGTGCTGCAGCCGGGCCAGGCGGGCGGGGCCACGCTCGGCCCTAACAAAGCGACCTATAACGACGACATCATCACAGGCTGGGTCGGCGTAGGTTCGCAGATTGACGGCTTCGGCCACGCCGGCATCGACAATCTCTATTTCAATTGCAATAAGGCTGCCGACTTCACAATGCCCGACGGCCTCAAGAAGCTGGGCATAGAGAATGTGCCTGCGGTTGCAACGCGTGGCGTGCTGCTCGACATGGCGGGTTACTTCGGTACCGACATTGTGAAAGAAGGAACGGCGTTCAACCGAGCGGAGATCGAGGGCGCGATGAAACGCCAGGACATCAAGTCGATCGAAAAAGGCGACGTCGTTCTTTTCTACACGGGATGGCAAAAGCTGCTGGGCAAAGACAACAAGCGTTTTATCTCGGTCAACCCGGGGCTCGGCCGGGACGGAGCGAGGTATCTCGCGTCGCTCGAAGTGGCGAGGTTGGGGCGGACACGTCGAACTTTCAAGTGA
- a CDS encoding amidohydrolase family protein codes for MKKPANRNSTMKVSQMMMNTRALRVSILLLTVCMPQSYVARAQSEGVTAVRCGRLLNPLDGSVTQDAVIITRGERIEQVGPKLPIPNGARLIDLSAYTVMPGLIDCHTHVLLQPEDERGAPPVINKSQAFRTVQGVAAARKDLEAGFTTMRDVDSEGAGFADVAIRDAINRGIIPGPRLFVSTLALTITAGHMNNVGLNPDIQIPDPAALTDSRDAMIAEVRRQVKYGADWIKLYATGTLRHVNPVTLEPMSQVSEEDVRAVVTEARRWGRDVAAHAYGGEGANNAIRGGVRSIEHGMLMNDETIKLMVERAVFWCPTLGVYIPEHEEDKTELRRRIVATHKEVFRKAMTAGVKIAFGTDVGAYEHGTSAREFYLMVDYGMKPIDAIRSATLRGAELLRMETEIGTIERGKFADVIAVEGNPLVDIRAMGRVVFVMKAGQVYKSPHSKNEALPDM; via the coding sequence ATGAAGAAGCCTGCCAATCGAAACTCAACCATGAAAGTGAGCCAGATGATGATGAACACCCGCGCCCTTAGAGTCTCAATCTTACTGCTGACAGTTTGTATGCCCCAATCCTACGTCGCCCGCGCGCAGTCCGAGGGGGTCACCGCCGTACGCTGCGGCCGTTTGCTCAACCCGCTTGACGGCTCCGTAACTCAAGACGCCGTCATCATCACGCGCGGCGAGCGCATAGAGCAGGTCGGCCCGAAACTACCTATCCCCAACGGCGCGCGTTTAATCGATCTTTCAGCCTACACGGTGATGCCGGGCCTGATCGATTGTCACACGCACGTTTTATTGCAGCCCGAAGACGAGCGCGGCGCTCCACCCGTCATCAACAAGTCGCAGGCGTTTCGCACAGTTCAGGGGGTCGCCGCCGCCCGGAAAGATCTGGAGGCAGGGTTCACCACCATGCGCGACGTCGATAGCGAAGGCGCGGGCTTTGCCGACGTGGCCATTCGCGACGCGATCAACCGGGGGATAATACCTGGGCCGCGGTTGTTCGTCTCGACGCTCGCTTTGACGATCACCGCCGGCCATATGAATAACGTGGGGCTTAACCCCGATATTCAGATACCCGACCCGGCCGCGCTCACGGATTCGCGCGACGCGATGATTGCCGAGGTGCGCCGCCAGGTGAAGTACGGGGCCGACTGGATCAAGTTATACGCAACCGGCACGCTCAGGCATGTAAACCCCGTTACACTGGAGCCGATGAGCCAGGTTTCGGAAGAGGACGTTCGCGCGGTGGTCACCGAAGCCCGCCGGTGGGGGCGCGATGTTGCGGCTCACGCCTACGGGGGCGAGGGCGCGAATAACGCGATCCGCGGCGGCGTACGATCGATAGAGCACGGAATGCTGATGAACGATGAAACGATAAAGCTTATGGTCGAGCGAGCCGTTTTCTGGTGCCCGACGCTCGGCGTCTACATACCCGAGCACGAGGAAGACAAGACGGAATTGCGCCGCCGGATCGTCGCCACACATAAAGAGGTCTTTCGCAAGGCAATGACGGCGGGCGTAAAGATCGCCTTCGGCACGGACGTGGGCGCCTACGAGCACGGGACGAGCGCGCGCGAATTCTACCTGATGGTCGATTACGGGATGAAGCCGATTGACGCTATAAGGTCTGCTACACTCCGTGGCGCGGAGCTGCTCCGTATGGAAACTGAGATCGGCACAATAGAGCGCGGCAAGTTCGCCGACGTGATTGCCGTCGAAGGCAACCCGCTCGTAGACATTCGTGCCATGGGGCGCGTCGTCTTCGTTATGAAAGCCGGGCAGGTGTACAAATCGCCGCACTCCAAAAATGAAGCGCTGCCCGACATGTAA